One Schlesneria paludicola DSM 18645 DNA segment encodes these proteins:
- a CDS encoding IS3 family transposase, translated as MPRSRRKFDGPFKAKVALDAIRGLKTTSELVSIHKVHATQIALWKKQLLEGAISIFESPSASKATTDEPSSAELYEQIGRLKVELDWLKKKVAEHGG; from the coding sequence GTGCCTCGGAGCAGACGTAAATTCGACGGACCATTTAAGGCGAAAGTTGCCTTGGATGCGATTCGTGGATTGAAGACGACGAGCGAATTGGTATCGATTCATAAAGTTCATGCGACGCAGATTGCACTTTGGAAAAAGCAGCTGTTGGAAGGAGCGATTTCGATTTTCGAGAGTCCTTCAGCGAGCAAGGCCACCACCGACGAACCGAGTTCCGCAGAGCTCTATGAACAAATCGGTCGACTGAAGGTTGAGCTCGATTGGCTCAAAAAAAAAGTGGCCGAGCACGGTGGCTGA
- a CDS encoding integrase core domain-containing protein, with product MEALDEALKYGRPEIFNTDQGSQFTSHEFTKRLEQESIAISMDGKGRAIDNVMIERLWRTVKYENIYLKEYVTGADCHEGLKAYFQYYRHERPHQGLANRTPWQAYQIPRSRPR from the coding sequence TATGGAAGCTCTCGACGAAGCGTTGAAGTATGGTCGTCCCGAGATCTTCAACACGGACCAAGGATCGCAATTTACGAGTCACGAATTTACCAAGCGACTCGAACAGGAGTCGATCGCCATCAGCATGGATGGGAAAGGGCGAGCGATTGACAACGTGATGATCGAACGACTTTGGCGAACCGTGAAATACGAGAACATCTACCTCAAGGAATACGTGACAGGAGCCGATTGTCATGAAGGATTGAAGGCGTACTTCCAGTACTATCGCCACGAGCGACCTCACCAGGGTTTGGCCAACCGCACTCCCTGGCAAGCCTATCAAATCCCTCGCTCCAGACCCCGGTGA
- a CDS encoding DUF1559 domain-containing protein, with protein MTLKKGFSLIELLVVMAIIAVLIALLLPAIQQAREAARRTQCKNNLKQIGLAVFNYESNFNQFPPAVIYTYQVGDGWDYNSLLGGVRQPYGVGQQSLAAAPFTARLLPYLDQTNVYNALNFSVPMGFSTETGGSIDASGLNPGGGRGFPNYSESQSYSVLSTTIISAFMCPSSPRPNGTMCTERDVFNWGAHGIRYYSVGSACDYLSSGGLAGGNGGLNDLYVKAHPSVSADQTRGVLNRYDPSPKLQKITDGASNTLMIVEVAGQPDIWAKGRLWKAGASGQVLSPFFSGEMVSAAPVGGAWSDWNVGRNEFCGSDLIGTPNFSAGPCAINCSNFNESGLYAFHSGGAHALTADGAVRFLSENMSNITFGELVTQNTGFPVSDF; from the coding sequence ATGACCTTGAAGAAGGGTTTTTCGCTCATTGAGTTGCTCGTCGTGATGGCGATCATCGCGGTTTTGATTGCCCTTTTGTTGCCCGCCATTCAACAGGCGCGTGAGGCCGCGCGTCGCACGCAGTGTAAGAATAATCTGAAGCAGATTGGCTTGGCGGTCTTCAACTACGAATCGAACTTCAATCAGTTTCCGCCCGCGGTCATTTACACGTATCAGGTCGGGGATGGATGGGACTACAACAGTCTTCTCGGTGGTGTTCGGCAGCCCTATGGTGTTGGACAGCAGAGCCTCGCAGCGGCACCTTTTACCGCGAGGCTTCTCCCCTATCTCGATCAGACGAATGTCTACAATGCCTTGAATTTCTCGGTGCCGATGGGTTTTAGCACGGAAACGGGAGGGTCAATCGACGCGAGCGGGCTCAATCCTGGCGGCGGCCGCGGATTCCCGAACTACAGCGAATCACAGAGTTATTCCGTATTGTCGACGACGATCATCAGCGCGTTCATGTGCCCTTCGTCTCCGCGCCCAAACGGAACGATGTGTACCGAGCGAGACGTCTTTAATTGGGGAGCTCACGGTATACGGTATTATTCCGTTGGCAGTGCCTGTGACTATCTTTCTTCAGGTGGACTCGCTGGCGGAAATGGGGGATTGAACGACCTCTACGTCAAAGCACATCCCTCGGTGAGTGCCGACCAAACCCGAGGAGTTTTAAATCGTTACGACCCCAGCCCGAAACTACAGAAAATCACCGACGGTGCGTCGAACACATTGATGATTGTGGAAGTTGCCGGTCAGCCGGATATTTGGGCGAAAGGGAGACTCTGGAAAGCGGGGGCGTCGGGCCAAGTTTTGAGCCCGTTTTTCAGCGGCGAAATGGTCTCGGCGGCTCCCGTCGGTGGAGCTTGGTCCGATTGGAATGTGGGACGAAATGAATTCTGCGGTTCTGATTTGATCGGCACGCCAAATTTCAGTGCAGGTCCGTGCGCGATCAACTGCTCGAACTTCAACGAATCGGGGCTGTATGCGTTCCACTCTGGTGGTGCTCACGCATTGACGGCTGATGGAGCGGTTCGATTCTTGTCGGAAAATATGTCAAATATCACGTTCGGTGAATTGGTGACGCAAAACACCGGATTTCCAGTAAGTGATTTTTAA
- a CDS encoding EF-hand domain-containing protein, whose protein sequence is MTGKWLCILATIFGMAGVIAAGDLVSKTPASVRQAPRILNAKERNIGQLIADVEFQGVAGKHHRLSDFANRKGVVIAVTSTSCPLSKKYFPTLVRLARQYSQQGLTFVLVNPMATDKPVAIQHDAKELGQNGLYVHDQQGTLSAALQLTSTTDVLLLDPARTVRYHGAIDDQYGLGYSAAAPRKSYLMSAIDEYLRGQPVQIAATEAPGCLLDNDVQPKLNPDVTYHNRISRLIQMNCGECHRDGGVAPFSLATRADLIDHAKMIETVVTQGTMPPWFASPVEGQKVSPWINDCSLSPSDKTDLLAWLKSDRAEGDVKDASQPVQYASGWTIGMPDLVLKFPEPVHVQESGFMRYQNVVVETGLKEDKWIQGIEIRPGAPEVVHHILVFARPPRGAANQQKNSPQDEINYWAIYVPGNNKQVYPAGFARKLPKGTQIRFQIHYTPNGKATDDVTQIGLMFADKPPENEVKTASLINAWFEIPPGADNHEDSAKFKTSSDVTVLGYLPHMHLRGKACRYEAIMPDGTRETLLDIPRYDFNWQLLYRYAEPRTFTKGTTLKFFASFDNSDKNPANPDPKSTVRWGDQTYDEMLLGYIEYYVPVPKPGESASATETVQFGMIEGREDALFSALDLNDDDKLSREEFLKVSQNPRLKQTNPFMVSAIFVSLDKDHDGELSLEEFRQMRELFRKKKN, encoded by the coding sequence ATGACCGGCAAGTGGTTGTGTATTTTGGCGACAATCTTTGGCATGGCGGGAGTGATCGCCGCCGGTGATCTTGTCTCGAAAACGCCAGCATCGGTCCGGCAGGCACCGCGGATTCTGAACGCGAAAGAACGAAACATCGGGCAGTTGATCGCCGACGTTGAATTTCAGGGCGTCGCCGGAAAGCATCACCGACTCAGCGATTTCGCCAATCGCAAAGGCGTTGTGATCGCCGTGACGAGCACCAGTTGTCCGCTCAGCAAGAAATACTTTCCCACCTTAGTTCGTCTCGCCCGCCAGTACAGTCAGCAAGGGCTGACATTCGTCCTGGTCAATCCGATGGCCACGGACAAGCCAGTCGCGATTCAACATGACGCAAAGGAACTTGGTCAAAACGGCCTGTACGTTCACGATCAACAAGGCACTCTTAGCGCGGCCCTGCAACTGACCAGCACGACCGACGTCTTGTTGCTCGATCCTGCTCGAACGGTTCGCTATCACGGCGCAATCGACGACCAATATGGATTGGGGTACTCCGCTGCGGCGCCCCGCAAAAGCTACCTCATGTCGGCCATTGACGAGTATTTGCGAGGACAGCCCGTGCAGATTGCGGCGACTGAAGCCCCCGGCTGCCTGCTTGATAACGATGTCCAACCGAAACTCAATCCCGACGTGACGTATCATAACCGAATCTCGCGCCTGATTCAGATGAATTGCGGCGAATGCCACCGCGACGGTGGCGTCGCCCCGTTTTCGCTCGCAACGCGTGCCGATCTGATCGATCATGCCAAGATGATCGAAACAGTGGTGACTCAAGGGACCATGCCGCCCTGGTTCGCCAGCCCCGTCGAGGGACAAAAGGTGAGTCCCTGGATCAATGACTGTTCTCTCAGCCCTTCCGACAAAACGGATCTGTTAGCCTGGCTTAAGAGCGACCGAGCCGAGGGGGATGTGAAAGACGCTTCGCAGCCGGTTCAATATGCCAGCGGCTGGACGATCGGCATGCCGGATCTGGTCCTCAAGTTTCCAGAACCGGTTCACGTTCAAGAGAGCGGCTTCATGCGCTATCAGAACGTCGTCGTCGAGACAGGGCTGAAAGAAGACAAATGGATTCAAGGGATTGAAATTCGCCCCGGTGCCCCGGAAGTTGTCCACCACATCCTAGTCTTCGCCCGCCCCCCACGCGGTGCGGCCAATCAACAGAAGAATTCCCCTCAAGACGAAATCAACTACTGGGCCATCTATGTCCCCGGCAACAACAAGCAGGTCTACCCGGCAGGATTCGCACGGAAGCTGCCCAAGGGAACCCAGATTCGATTCCAGATACACTATACGCCGAATGGCAAGGCCACGGACGATGTCACTCAAATCGGCCTGATGTTTGCAGATAAACCACCCGAGAATGAAGTGAAAACAGCCAGCCTGATCAATGCCTGGTTCGAGATCCCACCGGGGGCCGACAACCACGAGGATTCCGCGAAATTCAAAACCAGTTCGGATGTGACAGTGCTTGGCTATTTGCCACACATGCACCTGCGGGGCAAAGCATGCCGCTATGAAGCGATCATGCCAGACGGCACCCGAGAAACGTTGCTGGACATCCCGCGATATGATTTTAACTGGCAGCTTCTCTACCGCTATGCCGAACCAAGAACCTTCACCAAGGGAACAACGCTGAAGTTCTTCGCGTCATTCGACAACAGTGACAAGAATCCTGCGAATCCCGATCCCAAATCCACCGTCCGCTGGGGCGATCAGACTTACGACGAAATGCTGCTGGGGTACATCGAATATTATGTTCCCGTTCCCAAACCGGGTGAATCCGCGTCCGCAACCGAAACAGTCCAGTTTGGCATGATCGAGGGACGTGAAGACGCATTGTTCAGCGCGCTGGATCTTAACGACGACGACAAACTGTCTCGCGAAGAATTTCTGAAGGTCAGCCAGAATCCGCGACTCAAGCAGACCAATCCGTTCATGGTCAGTGCGATTTTTGTGTCACTCGACAAAGATCACGACGGCGAATTGTCGCTGGAAGAATTCCGCCAAATGCGCGAACTGTTCCGCAAAAAGAAGAATTAG
- a CDS encoding alpha/beta hydrolase translates to MEKTSMVRFALAQTALPAALVLLRIIGTSIAADEARQPVPETVAPAPIERLGEEGARAQHQFYEIDRTIPLEARVVEKIEKEGFTREKIVFRGAQGFLVPGYFQYPTDRSGPLPCVLLLHGWSGSKDHWWTDGNYIKGGNVRRGLLAAGYAIFALDAQCHGDRIAQNDFAPVNHFNDPTLDTPQRRGYFTQQEIYIQTTRDYRRAIDYLESRSDVNATRIGMLGYSMGGAQTFLVTGVEPRIKVAVSCCPPAEISKWSPVAPQNFAEGIANRPMLMIMGTSDPLCHIEQARQLYAMINSSEKKLIEIDADHKLPVEYVPLAIAWIQRHL, encoded by the coding sequence ATGGAAAAAACGTCTATGGTGCGGTTCGCACTCGCTCAGACCGCGCTGCCTGCCGCGCTGGTCCTGCTGCGGATCATTGGCACTTCGATCGCTGCCGACGAGGCAAGACAACCTGTCCCCGAAACGGTAGCCCCCGCGCCGATCGAACGGCTTGGTGAGGAGGGGGCTCGAGCGCAGCACCAATTCTACGAAATCGATCGTACGATCCCACTGGAAGCCCGCGTCGTCGAAAAGATTGAGAAAGAGGGATTCACCCGGGAGAAGATCGTCTTTCGCGGCGCACAGGGGTTTCTGGTTCCCGGTTATTTTCAGTACCCGACGGATCGCTCGGGCCCACTTCCTTGTGTTCTGCTGCTGCATGGCTGGTCGGGTTCCAAGGATCACTGGTGGACCGATGGGAACTACATTAAAGGCGGTAACGTTCGACGAGGACTGCTTGCGGCCGGATACGCGATCTTTGCCTTGGATGCGCAGTGCCATGGGGATCGCATTGCGCAAAATGATTTCGCCCCCGTGAACCACTTTAACGACCCCACATTGGACACCCCCCAGCGTCGCGGCTACTTCACTCAACAGGAAATTTACATTCAAACGACGAGGGACTATCGTCGAGCGATCGACTACCTGGAGTCGCGATCCGACGTGAACGCGACTCGGATCGGAATGTTGGGCTACAGCATGGGCGGGGCACAGACGTTTCTGGTTACCGGCGTCGAACCGCGAATCAAAGTCGCGGTGTCGTGCTGTCCGCCCGCCGAGATCTCAAAGTGGTCACCCGTGGCTCCACAGAATTTCGCAGAGGGAATTGCGAACCGGCCGATGTTGATGATCATGGGCACGTCCGATCCATTGTGTCACATCGAGCAGGCCCGTCAGCTCTACGCAATGATCAATTCAAGTGAGAAGAAACTGATCGAGATCGATGCCGATCACAAGTTGCCTGTCGAGTACGTACCGCTGGCAATTGCTTGGATTCAGCGCCACTTGTGA
- a CDS encoding DUF1501 domain-containing protein has translation MRDCLGTQRRRDFLRTGSLALSSFGMADLLRSESQAAAGSLRGKSMIVLWLWGGPSHMETFDLKPSAPTEYRGEFQPIATNVPGIEISEHLPLLARQADRFALIRSLHHDSPGHVNSTHTMLTGYEGDAIENPPFLPKYPDMRAVIGRAKGPRSSQLPTHVAMPYTKYYGSAYLGNHLDPLLIADDPNAANFSVPGFAVEASLRPRFSDRVALLSQFDRYRRDIDASGAMTSMDRFQHEAASILTGDAARQAFDIHSEPAEVRDRYGRHDVGQRCLLARRLVEAGVRLVTIDFSTVKGQKAFSWDDHASVWNIFEQMKVRLPVLDQVVSAMIQDLYERQLQNDVLLVVMGEMSHTPRLSNFNGQPGREHWGQTMSVLLAGGGLRMGQAVGATSIKGDEPTVRPFTPNDLQATFYHAMGVPLDLSFRNFAGRPTPILPGGVPIEELI, from the coding sequence GTGAGAGATTGCCTGGGAACGCAACGACGACGCGACTTCCTGAGAACCGGTAGCCTGGCACTGTCCTCGTTCGGGATGGCTGATCTGCTGCGTTCGGAATCACAGGCTGCTGCGGGCAGCCTGCGCGGCAAATCCATGATCGTCCTCTGGCTGTGGGGCGGTCCCAGCCATATGGAGACGTTTGATCTCAAGCCGTCCGCACCAACCGAATACCGCGGCGAGTTTCAGCCGATCGCGACGAACGTTCCCGGAATCGAGATCAGTGAACATCTTCCGCTATTGGCGCGTCAGGCCGATCGGTTCGCCTTGATCCGGTCGCTGCATCACGACAGCCCGGGTCACGTCAATTCGACTCATACAATGCTGACGGGATACGAAGGGGACGCGATCGAGAATCCTCCCTTTCTTCCGAAGTATCCCGACATGCGAGCGGTGATCGGTCGAGCGAAAGGGCCGCGTTCTTCGCAGTTGCCAACCCATGTCGCGATGCCCTACACGAAGTACTATGGCAGCGCCTATTTGGGAAACCATCTCGATCCGTTGCTGATCGCCGACGATCCCAATGCCGCAAACTTTTCCGTGCCGGGTTTCGCCGTCGAAGCATCGTTAAGGCCACGCTTCAGTGACCGTGTCGCGTTGCTGTCACAGTTTGACCGCTACCGTCGCGACATCGATGCCAGCGGCGCGATGACGTCGATGGACCGCTTTCAACATGAAGCGGCCTCGATCTTGACAGGCGATGCCGCGCGACAGGCGTTTGACATTCATTCCGAGCCCGCGGAAGTCCGCGATCGGTATGGTCGTCACGACGTCGGACAACGCTGCCTGCTGGCACGACGGCTGGTTGAAGCGGGCGTTCGATTGGTCACCATCGATTTCTCGACCGTGAAAGGACAAAAGGCGTTCAGTTGGGACGACCACGCGAGCGTCTGGAATATCTTCGAACAGATGAAGGTCCGACTTCCCGTCCTTGATCAGGTCGTCTCGGCGATGATCCAGGACCTTTACGAACGCCAACTGCAAAACGACGTGTTGCTCGTCGTGATGGGCGAGATGTCCCACACACCGCGGCTGAGCAATTTCAATGGTCAACCCGGTCGAGAACATTGGGGACAGACGATGTCGGTTCTGCTGGCAGGCGGAGGATTGCGAATGGGCCAGGCCGTTGGCGCAACGAGTATTAAAGGAGATGAACCGACCGTGCGGCCCTTCACGCCCAACGACCTGCAAGCCACCTTCTATCACGCGATGGGTGTGCCACTCGACCTATCATTCCGCAACTTCGCCGGTCGACCGACACCGATCCTGCCCGGCGGAGTGCCGATCGAAGAACTGATTTGA
- a CDS encoding flagellar hook-basal body complex protein — protein sequence MIPALFTSSSALGANQLMLGVVGNNLANSNTAGYKSQTLLFSNQFSQLLSGGSQPTGVTGGKNPLQVGMGVQVAGTTTNQTQGTFQPTGNPLDLAIQDGGYFILNNGGQTVYTRFGSFNADANGTMVDPTTGAKLQRIGTIGEATATTPAFQIPGDTDIKIPKGLTIPGSATTQVTFTGNLNANAVGPLAQVLTSGQALVSGGVAATLNTALNALDKTTISSTTPTGYAVGDQISISGTRVDGTQVNATYTLTGDPTQDTVGGLLSAINKAFLSGTTTTGSTATLDSTGRIVLTANQPGPASTTLSLGNVIPTPSGTATQFSNFVQSTTGKAGDTSTTVIPVYDSQGTPHNVTFAFQKISDNRWNITASMDPSEGTISGFGLDNTVAGVTFNSDGTLQSIAGNSTSEVLVSKNPMTTGGVAATAATTLESLDQHLPAGTPYGPSDTIQISGVGFTGNTIAPVSVPAFDPVTGNPATVGDLLTAINSAFGNAVATLDSSGNIVFSASSQGQTSLSLKIADSLGNTGGSTTNFSGFTEAVRGTNGDGNIKFQINNLAGFGSPQQISLNLGTPDKMDGIYQTGSNPTITASNQDGFAQGTLETYSVNLDGVITGKFSNGKSESIAQIALANFTNPGGLISAGSNYLLYSTASGLPTISAPLSGSAGSIQSGGLEGSNVDVGSEFTNLIAAQRGYQVNAKAFSVANQLMQDAVDLIR from the coding sequence ATGATTCCGGCTCTTTTTACCAGTTCTTCAGCGCTCGGTGCGAATCAATTGATGCTCGGTGTCGTCGGTAATAACCTGGCGAACTCAAACACAGCGGGCTACAAGTCGCAAACACTGCTGTTCTCGAACCAATTCTCGCAATTGCTCAGCGGAGGTAGTCAACCGACGGGAGTCACCGGCGGTAAGAACCCTCTGCAAGTCGGGATGGGTGTGCAGGTCGCCGGAACGACGACCAATCAGACACAAGGCACATTCCAGCCAACGGGAAATCCGCTCGACCTGGCAATTCAGGATGGCGGCTATTTCATTCTCAACAATGGCGGCCAGACTGTTTACACCCGCTTCGGTTCGTTCAACGCCGACGCCAATGGAACGATGGTCGATCCCACCACAGGAGCCAAGCTACAACGCATTGGGACCATCGGCGAAGCGACGGCCACGACACCTGCGTTCCAGATACCGGGCGACACCGATATCAAGATTCCGAAAGGACTAACGATCCCTGGTTCAGCAACGACCCAAGTGACATTCACCGGTAATCTGAACGCAAACGCAGTCGGCCCCCTGGCACAAGTTTTGACATCCGGCCAAGCGTTAGTCTCGGGAGGGGTCGCCGCAACGTTGAATACCGCACTGAATGCGCTCGACAAGACAACCATTTCCAGCACCACTCCCACTGGATATGCCGTCGGCGATCAAATCTCGATCTCAGGGACTCGCGTTGATGGCACACAAGTCAACGCAACATACACGTTGACGGGCGACCCCACCCAGGACACCGTGGGGGGATTGCTGTCGGCGATTAACAAGGCGTTCTTGTCGGGAACCACAACCACAGGTTCGACCGCGACCCTCGATTCGACCGGTCGCATCGTCTTGACCGCCAATCAACCGGGCCCCGCCTCGACCACCCTTTCGCTGGGAAACGTGATTCCGACTCCGTCTGGCACGGCGACCCAATTCTCGAACTTCGTGCAATCGACAACGGGCAAAGCGGGCGATACGTCAACGACGGTGATTCCGGTCTATGATTCCCAGGGAACACCACATAACGTGACCTTCGCATTTCAGAAGATCTCGGACAACCGCTGGAACATTACCGCATCGATGGATCCGTCCGAAGGAACAATCTCGGGCTTCGGACTCGATAACACCGTCGCCGGGGTGACATTCAATTCTGATGGAACGCTGCAAAGCATCGCGGGCAACAGCACCTCCGAAGTGCTTGTTTCGAAAAATCCGATGACGACGGGTGGAGTCGCTGCCACGGCAGCGACTACGCTTGAATCGCTCGATCAACATCTTCCCGCCGGGACACCCTACGGTCCATCCGATACGATTCAAATCTCTGGAGTCGGCTTCACAGGCAATACGATCGCGCCGGTCTCTGTCCCTGCGTTCGATCCGGTGACAGGCAATCCGGCGACAGTCGGTGACCTACTCACCGCAATCAACTCAGCATTCGGCAATGCCGTCGCCACGTTGGATTCGTCTGGAAACATTGTCTTCTCGGCGAGCTCGCAAGGGCAAACATCCCTATCGCTCAAGATTGCCGATTCGTTGGGCAATACGGGAGGTTCGACCACGAATTTCAGTGGCTTTACCGAAGCCGTTCGCGGGACAAACGGTGACGGCAACATCAAGTTCCAGATCAACAATCTGGCCGGCTTCGGGTCACCACAACAGATCAGTCTCAATCTGGGAACCCCGGACAAGATGGATGGAATCTATCAAACCGGCTCGAACCCAACCATCACCGCATCAAACCAGGATGGTTTCGCCCAGGGAACGCTTGAAACCTATAGCGTCAATCTGGATGGAGTCATCACGGGCAAGTTCTCGAACGGCAAGTCCGAGTCGATCGCGCAGATAGCGCTCGCGAATTTCACAAACCCTGGGGGGTTGATTAGCGCGGGAAGTAACTACCTGTTGTATTCGACAGCGTCCGGTCTACCGACGATCTCTGCCCCCCTGTCTGGTTCAGCCGGCTCGATTCAGAGTGGTGGCTTGGAAGGTTCCAATGTCGACGTTGGTTCGGAATTCACGAATCTGATCGCCGCACAGCGAGGTTATCAGGTCAATGCGAAGGCATTCAGCGTCGCGAACCAGTTGATGCAAGATGCCGTCGACCTGATCCGCTAA
- a CDS encoding flagellar hook assembly protein FlgD: MASSTSATSQVDQNQFLQLMVKQLQSQDPLNPTDSGQMLAQLAQFSTLSGMEKLNTSFSEMLTLQEISQGSNLVGKQISYTNTSGASASGTVSAVNMSNGSVSLTVGKDSVSLSQITGFTGA, encoded by the coding sequence ATGGCCTCGTCAACCAGTGCCACTTCTCAAGTCGATCAGAATCAATTCCTGCAGTTGATGGTGAAACAACTCCAATCGCAAGACCCCTTAAATCCGACGGACAGCGGACAAATGCTTGCGCAGTTGGCTCAGTTCTCAACGCTCAGCGGTATGGAAAAGTTGAACACCAGTTTCAGCGAGATGTTGACACTGCAAGAGATTTCACAGGGTTCCAACCTGGTTGGGAAGCAGATCTCGTACACGAATACGTCTGGAGCCTCGGCATCGGGCACCGTTTCTGCGGTCAACATGTCGAACGGCAGTGTTTCGTTAACAGTGGGTAAAGACAGCGTTTCGTTGAGTCAGATTACGGGCTTCACGGGCGCCTAG
- a CDS encoding flagellar hook-length control protein FliK, with protein MVAAVTAVRIADRSPVDQSASASSSFGANSVSSTSNLGATSSFEVLLLQQIGISLPPQSAYDAPAETGVSETSKTPSSNDDQWPVQKPKEDLNTTAVNYFFVPTTLLGDTPPAETADLHPVAFDSVAFDSVAFDDGKGLTSKQPGVGMTSEEPAGSAKNKPTTNTAITSNGSESSLETTTAETSPSTVEAAKHDPSASVPDRPSDSKVPQLAAAETLSVIARQSELPVTQPVQSASVRPSNASGEIQSVDGTRLLSESMISLSTLNPGGRSSQLEQNQSDSNADRDSSDDSKQTPAKNDAPHISTTTFFPTLGGVTDVRFSSPDSSSSISSQLSTAIADKLNEATGEGPTTVRIRLEQKELGTIDVHLSVHEGVVSIRIAAADQLTQQLINGQMDELRQSLTQRGVNFGDMQASNESGGQQSSCDQGSSHTGSIRITPPSRFWRQPLAATTTSRANSGLLNYVA; from the coding sequence ATGGTCGCCGCCGTCACCGCAGTCCGGATCGCCGATCGCAGTCCTGTCGATCAAAGCGCATCCGCGTCGTCGTCGTTTGGCGCGAACTCCGTCAGTTCCACCTCGAACTTGGGAGCGACTTCGTCCTTTGAAGTCTTACTGTTACAGCAGATTGGAATTTCTCTGCCGCCCCAATCCGCCTACGACGCGCCCGCAGAAACGGGAGTGAGCGAGACATCGAAAACGCCGTCATCAAACGACGATCAGTGGCCCGTGCAAAAGCCAAAAGAGGACCTGAATACGACGGCCGTCAATTACTTTTTTGTGCCGACCACCCTGCTGGGCGACACACCTCCGGCAGAAACGGCCGATCTACACCCTGTTGCATTCGACAGTGTTGCATTCGACAGTGTTGCATTCGACGATGGAAAAGGCCTGACTTCGAAACAACCAGGCGTAGGAATGACGTCCGAAGAGCCCGCCGGCTCAGCCAAGAACAAGCCGACAACGAATACGGCAATCACGTCGAACGGATCCGAATCCTCTCTCGAAACGACGACAGCGGAAACATCACCGTCAACTGTCGAAGCGGCAAAGCACGATCCAAGCGCCAGTGTCCCCGATCGGCCGTCGGATTCGAAAGTGCCGCAGCTGGCTGCAGCCGAGACACTTTCCGTGATCGCTCGACAATCGGAACTGCCCGTGACGCAGCCCGTCCAATCCGCTTCCGTTCGTCCGTCTAATGCTTCCGGCGAAATCCAATCGGTGGACGGGACCAGACTTCTGTCTGAATCAATGATTTCGCTGTCGACGCTGAATCCAGGTGGGCGTTCTTCGCAGCTGGAACAGAATCAATCTGACTCGAATGCCGACCGCGATTCGAGTGACGACTCAAAGCAAACTCCTGCGAAAAATGACGCCCCGCACATCAGTACGACGACGTTCTTCCCCACTCTGGGGGGGGTGACCGATGTTCGTTTCTCAAGCCCGGACTCATCGTCATCAATTTCCAGTCAGCTTTCGACGGCCATCGCGGACAAGCTGAACGAAGCGACCGGCGAAGGTCCGACAACGGTGCGGATTCGGCTGGAGCAGAAGGAATTAGGGACAATCGACGTGCATCTGTCGGTTCACGAGGGAGTCGTCTCGATTCGTATCGCGGCCGCCGACCAGCTCACACAACAGTTGATCAACGGCCAGATGGATGAACTGCGACAGTCTCTGACGCAGCGTGGTGTGAACTTCGGTGACATGCAGGCTTCGAATGAGTCCGGCGGGCAGCAGTCGTCTTGTGATCAGGGATCATCTCACACGGGATCGATTCGAATCACACCACCGTCCCGTTTTTGGCGTCAACCGCTTGCAGCCACGACGACATCGCGAGCGAACAGCGGGCTGCTGAATTACGTCGCTTGA